The following are encoded in a window of Kitasatospora fiedleri genomic DNA:
- a CDS encoding ATP-binding protein has translation MGAGVVLADLERLTPEEMEHLFFGVLSDPDAAEEVRLPSRPESAKVARRLVLSVLRTWKLHQLLEAGELLTGELVANAVRHAGGRMIGLKVTRRPGWLRVEVRDSSRALPCLIRAPEVGYQNGHGLRLVESLADRWGADLLPRGKGVWFEIRIRERAAAIAAAAL, from the coding sequence ATCGGCGCCGGTGTGGTGCTGGCCGATCTGGAGCGGCTGACGCCGGAGGAGATGGAGCACCTCTTCTTCGGCGTCCTCAGCGATCCCGACGCCGCGGAGGAGGTGCGGCTGCCCTCCCGCCCGGAGTCGGCCAAGGTGGCCCGCCGGCTGGTCCTCTCGGTCTTACGGACGTGGAAACTCCACCAGCTGCTGGAGGCCGGGGAGTTGCTCACGGGCGAACTGGTGGCCAACGCCGTCCGGCACGCGGGCGGCCGGATGATCGGACTCAAGGTGACCCGCCGCCCCGGCTGGCTGCGGGTCGAGGTCCGGGACTCCTCGCGCGCCCTGCCCTGCCTGATCCGGGCCCCCGAGGTCGGCTACCAGAACGGCCACGGCCTGCGGCTGGTGGAGTCGCTCGCCGACCGCTGGGGCGCCGACCTGCTGCCGCGCGGCAAGGGCGTCTGGTTCGAGATCAGAATCCGCGAGCGGGCCGCCGCCATCGCCGCCGCCGCGCTCTGA
- a CDS encoding L-serine ammonia-lyase, translating into MAISVFDLFSIGIGPSSSHTVGPMRAARMFARRLGSEGLLERVATVRAELYGSLGATGHGHGTPKAVLLGLENHSPRTVDVDRADLDVERIRAEKRLSLLGRHEIPFDPDHDLVLHRRKALPYHANGMALWAYDASGETLLEKTYYSVGGGFVVDEDALGEARIKPDDTALRYPFRTGEELLRLTRETGLSISGLMLENEKAWRTEAEIRAGLLEIWAVMKECVAAGMSREGILPGGLKVRRRAASAARALRAEGVNPGNAMEWVTLYAMAVNEENASGRRVVTAPTNGAAGIIPAVLHYYLNFIPGSDEEGIVRFLLAAGAIGMLFKENASISGAEVGCQGEVGSACSMAAGGLAEVLGGTPEQVENAAEIGIEHNLGLTCDPVGGLVQIPCIERNGMASVKAVTAARMALRGDGRHHVSLDKAIKTMKETGADMKVKYKETSRGGLAVNVIEC; encoded by the coding sequence GTGGCCATCAGCGTCTTCGACCTCTTCTCCATCGGCATCGGCCCCTCCTCCTCGCACACCGTGGGCCCGATGCGCGCGGCCCGGATGTTCGCCCGCCGGCTCGGCTCCGAGGGCCTGCTGGAGCGGGTCGCCACCGTCCGCGCCGAGCTGTACGGCTCGCTCGGCGCCACCGGGCACGGCCACGGCACCCCCAAGGCCGTCCTGCTCGGCCTGGAGAACCACTCGCCCCGCACGGTCGACGTCGACCGCGCCGACCTGGACGTCGAGCGGATTCGCGCCGAGAAGCGGCTCAGCCTGCTCGGCCGGCACGAGATCCCGTTCGACCCGGACCACGACCTGGTCCTGCACCGCCGCAAGGCGCTCCCGTACCACGCCAACGGCATGGCCCTGTGGGCGTACGACGCCTCCGGCGAGACGCTGCTGGAGAAGACCTACTACTCGGTCGGCGGCGGCTTCGTGGTCGACGAGGACGCCCTCGGCGAGGCCCGGATCAAGCCCGACGACACCGCCCTGCGGTACCCCTTCCGCACCGGCGAGGAGCTGCTGCGGCTGACCAGGGAGACCGGCCTGTCCATCTCCGGCCTGATGCTGGAGAACGAGAAGGCGTGGCGCACCGAGGCCGAGATCCGGGCCGGGCTGCTGGAGATCTGGGCCGTCATGAAGGAGTGCGTCGCGGCCGGCATGTCCCGCGAGGGCATCCTCCCCGGCGGCCTCAAGGTCCGCCGCCGGGCCGCCTCCGCCGCCCGCGCGCTGCGCGCCGAGGGCGTCAACCCGGGCAACGCGATGGAGTGGGTCACCCTCTACGCGATGGCCGTCAACGAGGAGAACGCCTCCGGCCGCCGGGTGGTCACCGCCCCCACCAACGGCGCCGCCGGGATCATCCCGGCCGTCCTGCACTACTACCTGAACTTCATCCCGGGCTCGGACGAGGAGGGCATCGTCCGCTTCCTGCTCGCGGCGGGCGCGATCGGCATGCTCTTCAAGGAGAACGCCTCCATCTCCGGCGCCGAGGTCGGCTGCCAGGGCGAGGTCGGCTCCGCCTGCTCGATGGCCGCGGGCGGCCTCGCCGAGGTCCTCGGCGGCACCCCCGAGCAGGTCGAGAACGCCGCCGAGATCGGCATCGAGCACAACCTCGGCCTCACCTGCGACCCGGTCGGCGGCCTGGTCCAGATCCCCTGCATCGAACGCAACGGCATGGCCTCGGTGAAGGCCGTCACCGCCGCCCGGATGGCCCTGCGCGGCGACGGGCGCCACCATGTCTCCCTCGACAAGGCGATCAAGACCATGAAGGAGACCGGCGCCGACATGAAGGTCAAGTACAAGGAGACCAGCCGCGGCGGCCTCGCCGTCAACGTCATCGAGTGCTGA
- a CDS encoding enhanced serine sensitivity protein SseB produces the protein MGFPLDGVLEGGPWPANELEQVLTAALGDPGATPRVIEVLARSQVWIPLPSGTSPDAEALDLPTLELAGAPYVPVYSSQEQYLRHCPGIPFAIAPMWEFARGLPLGIGVAVNPEAPVGIPVPPEGVGELRRGPRGEQWEAQGVTEGARVALKEPEPHQEPFAFLAAATGELVALPGVLTARRALARVEGEPTLLYVGVQLDPAAPADPAEVNTALGRALGTAPPSWGVHLVLLDLVADPVVDWMLGRVQPFYVRP, from the coding sequence ATGGGGTTCCCGCTGGACGGGGTGCTGGAGGGCGGGCCCTGGCCGGCCAACGAGCTGGAGCAGGTGCTGACGGCCGCGCTCGGCGACCCCGGGGCGACGCCCCGGGTGATCGAGGTGCTGGCCCGCAGCCAGGTGTGGATTCCGCTGCCGTCCGGCACCTCCCCGGACGCCGAGGCGCTGGACCTGCCGACGCTGGAGCTGGCCGGGGCGCCGTACGTCCCGGTGTACTCCTCGCAGGAGCAGTACCTCCGGCACTGCCCGGGCATCCCGTTCGCGATCGCCCCGATGTGGGAGTTCGCCCGCGGGCTGCCGCTGGGCATCGGCGTCGCGGTCAACCCGGAGGCGCCGGTGGGCATCCCGGTGCCGCCGGAGGGCGTCGGCGAGCTGCGGCGCGGGCCGCGCGGCGAGCAGTGGGAGGCGCAGGGGGTGACCGAGGGGGCCCGGGTGGCGCTCAAGGAGCCCGAGCCGCACCAGGAGCCGTTCGCCTTCCTGGCCGCCGCGACCGGCGAACTCGTCGCGCTGCCCGGCGTCCTGACGGCCCGTCGGGCGCTGGCCCGGGTGGAGGGCGAGCCGACCCTGCTGTACGTCGGCGTGCAGCTGGACCCGGCGGCCCCCGCCGACCCGGCCGAGGTGAACACCGCGCTGGGCCGGGCGCTCGGAACCGCGCCGCCCAGCTGGGGCGTCCACCTGGTGCTGCTCGACCTGGTCGCCGATCCGGTGGTGGACTGGATGCTGGGGCGGGTACAGCCCTTCTACG
- the gcvT gene encoding glycine cleavage system aminomethyltransferase GcvT — translation MTDFAGWDMPLRYGSEREEHLAVRTKAGLFDLSHMGEITVSGPQAGELLDHALVGFISALGVLRARYTMICREDGGILDDLIVYRTAEHEYLVVANASNAQVVLDALTERAAGFDAVVRDDRDAYALLAVQGPEANGILAKLTDADLPGLKYYALLPATVAGRQVWLARTGYTGEDGFEVFCAPADAAHLWTALTEAGTAEGLVPCGLSCRDTLRLEAGMPLYGHELSTELTPFDAGLGRVVRFDKTTNDGAFVGRKALEEAAAAAESAPPRKLVGLVSEGRRVPRAEYAVVDAEGAVIGRITSGAPSPTLGKPIAIAYVDAAHAEPGGTVAVDVRGKAEPVEVVALPFYRRAR, via the coding sequence ATGACCGACTTCGCGGGCTGGGACATGCCGCTGCGCTACGGCAGCGAGCGCGAGGAGCACCTCGCGGTCCGCACGAAGGCGGGCCTGTTCGACCTCTCGCACATGGGCGAGATCACCGTCTCCGGCCCGCAGGCCGGCGAGCTGCTCGACCACGCCCTGGTCGGCTTCATCTCCGCGCTCGGCGTGCTGCGCGCCCGCTACACCATGATCTGCCGCGAGGACGGCGGCATCCTGGACGACCTGATCGTCTACCGCACCGCCGAGCACGAGTACCTGGTGGTGGCCAACGCCTCCAACGCCCAGGTGGTGCTGGACGCGCTGACCGAGCGCGCGGCCGGCTTCGACGCCGTGGTCCGCGACGACCGGGACGCCTACGCGCTGCTCGCCGTCCAGGGCCCGGAGGCGAACGGCATCCTGGCCAAGCTGACCGACGCCGACCTGCCCGGCCTGAAGTACTACGCCCTGCTGCCCGCCACCGTGGCCGGCCGCCAGGTCTGGCTGGCCCGCACCGGCTACACCGGCGAGGACGGCTTCGAGGTGTTCTGCGCCCCGGCCGACGCCGCGCACCTGTGGACCGCGCTGACCGAGGCGGGCACCGCCGAGGGCCTGGTCCCGTGCGGCCTGTCCTGCCGCGACACGCTGCGCCTGGAGGCCGGCATGCCGCTGTACGGGCACGAGCTGTCCACCGAGCTGACCCCGTTCGACGCCGGCCTGGGCCGGGTGGTCCGCTTCGACAAGACCACCAACGACGGCGCCTTCGTCGGCCGCAAGGCGCTGGAGGAGGCCGCCGCCGCGGCCGAGTCCGCCCCGCCGCGCAAGCTGGTCGGCCTGGTCTCCGAGGGCAGGCGCGTCCCGCGCGCCGAGTACGCGGTGGTGGACGCCGAGGGCGCCGTGATCGGCCGGATCACCTCCGGCGCGCCGTCCCCGACCCTGGGCAAGCCGATCGCCATCGCGTACGTGGACGCCGCGCACGCCGAGCCGGGTGGCACCGTCGCGGTGGACGTCCGCGGCAAGGCCGAGCCGGTCGAGGTGGTCGCGCTGCCGTTCTACCGGCGTGCCCGCTGA
- the gcvH gene encoding glycine cleavage system protein GcvH: protein MSNPTHLQYTKEHEWLTAAVDGVSTVGITAHAADALGDIVYVQLPAVGDTVTAGETCGELESTKSVSDLYSPATGEVTEVNQAVIDEPALVNSEPFEGGWLFKVRVEATDELLDADGYTAFTGA, encoded by the coding sequence ATGAGCAACCCCACGCACCTGCAGTACACCAAGGAGCACGAGTGGCTGACCGCCGCCGTGGACGGGGTGTCGACGGTCGGCATCACCGCGCACGCGGCCGACGCCCTCGGCGACATCGTGTACGTCCAGCTCCCCGCAGTGGGTGACACCGTCACCGCGGGTGAGACCTGTGGCGAGCTCGAATCCACCAAGTCGGTCAGCGACCTCTACTCCCCCGCCACCGGCGAGGTCACCGAGGTCAACCAGGCGGTCATCGACGAGCCGGCCCTGGTCAACTCGGAGCCCTTCGAGGGCGGTTGGCTGTTCAAGGTCCGGGTCGAGGCGACCGACGAGCTGCTCGACGCCGACGGCTACACCGCCTTCACCGGCGCCTGA
- a CDS encoding serine hydroxymethyltransferase produces the protein MTVLNQSLHALDPEIAAAVDAELHRQQTTLEMIASENFAPVAVMEAQGSVLTNKYAEGYPGRRYYGGCEHVDVVEQIAIDRIKELFGAEHANVQPHSGAQANAAAMFALIQPGDTILGLNLAHGGHLTHGMKINFSGKLYNVVAYHVDEKSGQVDMAEVERLAKEHRPKLIIAGWSAYPRQLDFAEFRRVADEVGALLMVDMAHFAGLVAAGLHPSPVPYADVVTTTTHKTLGGPRGGVILSKAEHAKKINSAVFPGQQGGPLEHVIAAKAVAFKVAASEEFKERQRRTLEGAKILAERLLQDDVTASGVSVLSGGTDVHLVLVDLRNSELNGQDAEDRLHEVGITVNRNAVPNDPRPPMVTSGLRIGTPALATRGFGAEDFREVADVIAEALKPGFDAAKAEALKARVTALAAAHPLYPEL, from the coding sequence ATGACGGTTCTCAACCAGTCCCTGCACGCGCTCGACCCGGAGATCGCCGCCGCGGTCGACGCCGAGCTGCACCGCCAGCAGACCACCCTGGAAATGATCGCCTCCGAGAACTTCGCCCCGGTGGCGGTCATGGAGGCCCAGGGCTCGGTGCTCACCAACAAGTACGCCGAGGGCTACCCCGGCCGCCGCTACTACGGCGGCTGCGAGCACGTCGACGTGGTCGAGCAGATCGCCATCGACCGGATCAAGGAGCTGTTCGGCGCCGAGCACGCCAACGTGCAGCCGCACTCCGGCGCGCAGGCGAACGCCGCGGCGATGTTCGCGCTGATCCAGCCGGGCGACACCATCCTGGGCCTGAACCTGGCCCACGGCGGCCACCTGACCCACGGCATGAAGATCAACTTCTCGGGCAAGCTCTACAACGTGGTCGCCTACCACGTGGACGAGAAGTCCGGCCAGGTCGACATGGCCGAGGTCGAGCGCCTCGCCAAGGAGCACCGGCCCAAGCTGATCATCGCCGGCTGGTCCGCCTACCCCCGCCAGCTGGACTTCGCCGAGTTCCGCCGGGTCGCGGACGAGGTCGGCGCCCTGCTGATGGTCGACATGGCGCACTTCGCCGGCCTGGTCGCCGCCGGACTGCACCCCTCCCCGGTGCCGTACGCGGACGTGGTCACCACCACCACCCACAAGACCCTGGGCGGCCCGCGCGGCGGCGTCATCCTCTCCAAGGCCGAGCACGCCAAGAAGATCAACTCCGCGGTCTTCCCCGGCCAGCAGGGCGGCCCGCTGGAGCACGTGATCGCCGCCAAGGCCGTCGCGTTCAAGGTCGCGGCCTCCGAGGAGTTCAAGGAGCGCCAGCGCCGCACCCTGGAGGGCGCGAAGATCCTCGCCGAGCGCCTGCTCCAGGACGACGTGACCGCCTCCGGCGTCTCCGTCCTCTCCGGCGGCACCGACGTGCACCTGGTCCTGGTCGACCTGCGCAACAGCGAGCTCAACGGCCAGGACGCCGAGGACCGCCTGCACGAGGTCGGCATCACGGTCAACCGCAACGCCGTCCCGAACGACCCGCGCCCGCCGATGGTCACCTCCGGCCTGCGGATCGGCACCCCGGCGCTGGCCACCCGCGGCTTCGGCGCCGAGGACTTCCGCGAGGTCGCCGACGTCATCGCCGAGGCGCTCAAGCCCGGCTTCGACGCGGCCAAGGCCGAGGCGCTCAAGGCCCGGGTGACCGCGCTCGCGGCCGCCCACCCGCTCTACCCGGAGCTGTAG